The bacterium genomic sequence TGTCGAGCAGCGCCTGGCGGTAGGACCCGTGCAGCGGGAAGTTGGTCAGGGTGACGTGCTTTGCCTTGAGCGCCTCGGCGAGCGGCCTGCCCGCGTCCGGGCCGGATTGCAGATTATCGACGACGAGGCTTGCGCCGGAGTCGAGCGCGACGCGAGCCAGGCGGGTGAGTCCCTGAGCGGTGAAGTCCTCGGCCCGACCAAAGGTCGCCACCACCCGGAATCCGAGTGACGCGACGAACGGCGCCTGCTGGTCAGCCGCGATTACCGCCGGCAGTTGCTTTCCTGCGAGCAGCGTCCGTGCGGCAACCGCGGCCGAGTCGACATCGGCCCCGTAGCGCAACCCTGCCAGCCGATATGTGTCGGCGTGCCCCGGGTCGAGTCCCTGCAACAAGGTGGTAATTTCAGCGGCTGCCTGCTTCTGTAGTTCGGGAATCATCCAGTTTCCCTGTGTCGCAAGCGTCACTCTCCTCGGGCCGGGCGGGATGATCGCCTTCTCCAGCGCCGGGTACCAGGCTTCCCAGCCGTGGTTCAGGATGAGCCGGGCGTTGTTCGCCGCAGTCACATCCGACGGCTTCAGGTCGAACTGCCCCGGACACAGCCCGGCCGGGGCAATGGTAGTGACTGCGAATCGGTCACCGCCAATCGTTTGTACAATCGTGCTGATGAGCGTGGTAGAGGCGACCACACGGATTCGGCCTGACGGCCGGGCGCAACCGAAGATCGTAACCCCGACGAGGAACAATCGCATCAAGAGCTTCTTTGCCATGTCAGGAACTCCTCGCATGGTGTGCCTCGTGTTGGTGTGCTCGGGCGAGCGGACAGCGCGCCGGGGTCAGGGTCAGGCTGCCTTGTCGTACGCCCTTGAGCGCGAGCAGGCGGTTGGCGAGTTCCCGCAGGTCGGCCGCCGGGCCGCGGAGAATCAGCACTTCGAGGCACTCGTGCCGGTCGAGATGGACATGAGTCGAGGAAACGACCTCGGCAAAGGCATCGTGCTGCACCTGCATCAGGCGCCGCGCCAACTCCGGCTGGTCGTGCCCGTAGACGTATGACAGCACGCCCACTGCTGAGCCGGACTCAAGTTCTGATTCGGCCAGCCGGCTTCGCACCAGGTCGCGGATTGCCTTGGAACGGGACCAGCCTGTCTTCCGGAGAAGGGCCTCAAACCCGGTCAGCAGCTCCGGCTCCATCGAGACGCTGAACCGCACCGCCCCGGCTTCTTCGTCATGGTTCTCGGTGTTACGCATCCCCAAATCGTAATACCGACGGGGTCTCCGGTCAAGCCGGGTGAGGCGAAGATTGACACGCGTGCCGACGGGAATATGCTCAGGGCGACCATGAGACCTATAGGACGGATTGGACCTATATGTCTTACCTTGTTCTGCGCGTTCGCAACGGCGCACGCCGCTACCGTCACCTGGGACACAATCACCAGGCTCACCGCCAACTCCGCGAACCAGGTAACGGGCCGCTCCGGTCAACACGGCCTCGCGGTCGATGCATCGGGCGATGTCCACGTCGTCTGGCTGGACCAGCGTACCGTCCCGTATCAGGTCTGGTATCGGCGATACGACGCGGGCACGAGCACGTGGCTGGCCGAGACTACGCTGACCACGCAGCAGGCCAATTGTTCTCAACCGGGAATGGCCTGTGACAGCGCGGGCAACATACATGTCGCCTGGCAGGTCATGAACTGGAACCCCCTTGGGGTCGGCACCTGGGCCAAACGTTACAACGTTTCGACGCATCACTGGCGGGTCGACACCTTGATTGACAGCACCGGCACGAGCCAGCCACAGCAGTATCCCTCGGTTGCCTGTGTGCCCGGCACCGGCGATTTGGAAGTAGCCCTGTACAAACTGCCTGACACCGGTATGTACACCCAGGTTTTCCTCAAAGAGTGGCATCCGGCAACCGGATGGGACTCCGTGGTGCAAGTCTCGTCTGCGGCAGTCAACCATGACCAGGTGTCGGTCGCGGCGGGTCTGAACGGCGATGTCGCGGTTATCTGGGTCGGCAAGGACCTCGGCGATGCTTACAGCCAGGTCTACTGCCGCCGCCGCGTCGGCGGAACATGGCAGGGAGTCGAACTTGTCTCCGCCCCTGCCGGGCTGAGCCAGTATTCGCCCTGCGCCGCGTTCGACCGGGAAGGCGCCGTCCACGTCGTCTGGCACGGCTTGGCGGGCTCATACCAGCAGGTCTTTCACCGAGAATGCGATGCCGGAACCTGGTCCGGCGTCGACGACGTAAGCGGACAGCAGTCATACCAGCAGGAGTTTCCCTCAATAGCGTGCGATGCGGCCGGACGATGCCACGTGGTCTGGTGCAGCCAGGCCGGCGGCACCAACTATCAACTTGCCTATGCCCAGCGCGATACCGACGGGGTCTGGAGTTCGCCAACCACACTCACCGCGCTCGACTCCGGAAGCGTCAACTACCCTTCAATTGCCTGCGACGCCGTCTCAGGCATCCACATCGTCTGGTACGACAATCACACCGGCAACCAGGACGTCTACTACCTCCACGGCGTCCCTGCGGGCACGGGCGTCCTCGAAACCCGTCCCTCGTCCGTCGTCCCTCGTCCCTACACTGCCGCGACACTAGTCCGTGGCGTGCTCTTCTTGAGAGGAAGCCGAAGAGCAAGCTCAAGCCCAGGCCCAGGCTGCGTGCTCGACATCAGCGGCAGGAAGGTCCTCGATCTACTGCCGGGCGCAAATGACGTGCGGGGGTTGGCTCCAGGGGTGTACTTCGTGAGGGAGGCTCAGACGCAGGTTCAAGCACAAGCTGTCTCGAAGATCGCGATTACGAGGTAAGGAGACGCTATGAGGACATCGAGCGTACTGCTGGCCGTCTGCTGCTGCCTGTCGGCGGCCAGCGGACAGACCTTGGAGACCACCATCTATCTGCCCGACTCGCTCGGCGGGCTGTCTCAACCGCAGTGTCTGGCGTATGACTCGGCCAGCAACACTGTCTACGTCGCCGGCACGTACGGCAACTACGTGCTGGCCATTGATGGCGCGGCCAACCAGAAGCTGGCCAGAATCCCGATCGGGTCGCTCGGAAGCGCCCTCTGCTACAACCCGACCAAAAACAAGGTCTACTGCGCAAATCTCTACAGCGACAAGGTAACCGTCGTGGATGGCGTAACCAACGGAGTTATCGCCACCGTGACTGTAGGTAGCAATCCTTTGGCTCTCTGTTACAACCCGACGAACAGCAAGGTCTATTGCGCGAACGAACACAGTGGTAGTGTGACCGTGATTGATGGCGCGACTGACAGCGCCATCGCTACCGTGGCTACAGGTAGCTATCCTCGTGCCTTCTGTTACAACCCGACCAATAACAGGGTCTACTGTGCGAACTACAGCAGCGCCAACGTGACCGTGATTGACGGTGCCGCCGACAGCGTCATCGCCACCGTGACAGCAGGTAGCCACCCTTATGCCCTCTGCTACAACGCGACCAGCAACAAAGTCTACTGTGCGAATGAGGGCAGCGACAACGTTACGGTGATAGACGGCGCGACTGACAGCGTCATCGCCACCGTGACTGCGGGTGTCCACCCGTGGGCCCTGAGCTACAACCCGACGAACAATAGGGTCTACTGCGCGAACGAGGCAGACACGACCGTGACCGTGATTGACGGCGCGAATGACCGTGTCATCGCCACCGTGGCTGCAGTCCTCCACCCCGATGCGCTTTGCTACAATCGCGCTAATGACAAGGTCTTCTGCGCGGACGCGGGCGGCGATGTGACGGTAATTGACGGCGCCACCGACAGCGTCATCGCCACAGTGGCCGCAGGAAGCTACCCCTGTGCCATTTGCTACAACTTGGCCAACAACAAGGTCTGCTGTGCCAATCAAAACAGCGGCAACGTGACCGTGATAGACGGCGAGAGCAACGAGGTCATCGCCACCGTGGGCACAGGCACGTGGCCGTACGCTCTCTGCTACAACCTGACCAAAAACAAGGTCTACTGTGCGAACAATAGCAGTTGCAGCGTGACCGTGATAGACGGCGGGAGTAACGAGGTCATCGCCACGGTCGCCACAGGTGAAATGCCCGAGGCCCTCTGCTACAGCATGACCAACGACAAGGTCTACTGCGCGAATTGGATGGTCGGAGACGTGACCGTGATAGATGGTGTGACCGACGGCGTCATCGCTACAGTAGCTACCGGTGGGAGTCCTAGCGCTCTCTGCCACGACTCGGCCAATGATAAAGTCTACTGCGCGAGCTTTGACGGCGGCGTGACCGTGATTGACGGCGCAACTGACAGTGTCATCGCCACCGTTGCCACTGGCAGCGGCCCGAGTGCCCTCTGCTACAACACGGCCCGCAACAAGGTCTACTGTGCGAACTCCTACAGCGACAACGTGACCGTGATAGACGGTGTCGCCGACAGCGTCATCGCCACCGTGACTACGGGCAGTGAACCCTATGCCCTCTGCTACAACCCGACGAACGATAGGGTGTACTGCGCGAATCGGGGTAGCGACAGCGTGACCGTCATGGACGGCGCAACTGACAGTGTCATCGCCACCGTTGCCACTGGCAGCGGCCCGAGTGCCCTCTGCTACAACCCGACCAGCAACAAGGTGTACTGCGCGAACGCGGGCAGCGGCAACGT encodes the following:
- the nikR gene encoding nickel-responsive transcriptional regulator NikR, which encodes MRNTENHDEEAGAVRFSVSMEPELLTGFEALLRKTGWSRSKAIRDLVRSRLAESELESGSAVGVLSYVYGHDQPELARRLMQVQHDAFAEVVSSTHVHLDRHECLEVLILRGPAADLRELANRLLALKGVRQGSLTLTPARCPLARAHQHEAHHARSS
- a CDS encoding zinc ABC transporter substrate-binding protein, which encodes MAKKLLMRLFLVGVTIFGCARPSGRIRVVASTTLISTIVQTIGGDRFAVTTIAPAGLCPGQFDLKPSDVTAANNARLILNHGWEAWYPALEKAIIPPGPRRVTLATQGNWMIPELQKQAAAEITTLLQGLDPGHADTYRLAGLRYGADVDSAAVAARTLLAGKQLPAVIAADQQAPFVASLGFRVVATFGRAEDFTAQGLTRLARVALDSGASLVVDNLQSGPDAGRPLAEALKAKHVTLTNFPLHGSYRQALLDNASALAQAVGTGAGD
- a CDS encoding beta-propeller fold lactonase family protein — encoded protein: MRTSSVLLAVCCCLSAASGQTLETTIYLPDSLGGLSQPQCLAYDSASNTVYVAGTYGNYVLAIDGAANQKLARIPIGSLGSALCYNPTKNKVYCANLYSDKVTVVDGVTNGVIATVTVGSNPLALCYNPTNSKVYCANEHSGSVTVIDGATDSAIATVATGSYPRAFCYNPTNNRVYCANYSSANVTVIDGAADSVIATVTAGSHPYALCYNATSNKVYCANEGSDNVTVIDGATDSVIATVTAGVHPWALSYNPTNNRVYCANEADTTVTVIDGANDRVIATVAAVLHPDALCYNRANDKVFCADAGGDVTVIDGATDSVIATVAAGSYPCAICYNLANNKVCCANQNSGNVTVIDGESNEVIATVGTGTWPYALCYNLTKNKVYCANNSSCSVTVIDGGSNEVIATVATGEMPEALCYSMTNDKVYCANWMVGDVTVIDGVTDGVIATVATGGSPSALCHDSANDKVYCASFDGGVTVIDGATDSVIATVATGSGPSALCYNTARNKVYCANSYSDNVTVIDGVADSVIATVTTGSEPYALCYNPTNDRVYCANRGSDSVTVMDGATDSVIATVATGSGPSALCYNPTSNKVYCANAGSGNVTVIDGATDSVLATVTAGSYPWALCYDPTDIEVYCANQFSGDVTVIDGKTNGVIVTIGVGAGPCALAQNPTQNRVYVANGAGSSISVLRDFVSGIEEGFKPQATSSRPMPTIIRGVLYLGVDSRQKTGYRAKLLNITGRKVLDLHPGANDVRALAPGVYFVRTAQAQAQAQAQAIRKVVLTR